A single region of the Leptodactylus fuscus isolate aLepFus1 chromosome 5, aLepFus1.hap2, whole genome shotgun sequence genome encodes:
- the LOC142204768 gene encoding hepatic lectin-like isoform X2, translating into MDELRSDFVQEKKDLASKDDVVGVNITVNALVEKMKEVETAAKKIGTCDNGWAIFGRNCYYFSVAKYNWYKARTTCIQKSADLVVINNEDEQKFISGKTGNTPYWIGLTDKEEEGNWTWVDGTDYTSSYKSWMKNEPNNLSVEDCGQVWKEGNWNDKACNENSLSICEKTL; encoded by the exons ATGGACGAGCTGAGATCAG ATTTCGTACAAGAAAAGAAAGACCTAGCCAGCAAGGATGATGTTGTTGGCGTGAACATCACTG TTAATGCACTGGTAGAAAAAATGAAAGAAGTAGAGACAGCGGCAAAAA AGATTGGTACTTGCGATAATGGTTGGGCGATATTTGGCAGGAACTGCTACTACTTCTCAGTCGCCAAGTATAACTGGTATAAAGCCAGGACCACGTGTATACAAAAGAGCGCCGACTTAGTTGTCATCAACAACGAAGATGAACAG AAATTTATCAGTGGAAAAACGGGGAACACGCCATACTGGATTGGGCTCACTGACAAAGAGGAGGAAGGAAATTGGACATGGGTTGATGGAACAGACTACACATCATCATATAA GTCCTGGATGAAAAATGAGCCCAATAATCTATCTGTTGAAGACTGCGGCCAGGTTTGGAAGGAAGGAAATTGGAATGACAAGGCCTGCAATGAAAACTCTCTTTCCATATGTGAGAAGACACTCTAA
- the LOC142204768 gene encoding hepatic lectin-like isoform X1, with protein sequence MDELRSGTMWSCFKDRSVAVMYGLLALALLLIIVLFSCVHYQDFVQEKKDLASKDDVVGVNITVNALVEKMKEVETAAKKIGTCDNGWAIFGRNCYYFSVAKYNWYKARTTCIQKSADLVVINNEDEQKFISGKTGNTPYWIGLTDKEEEGNWTWVDGTDYTSSYKSWMKNEPNNLSVEDCGQVWKEGNWNDKACNENSLSICEKTL encoded by the exons ATGGACGAGCTGAGATCAG GAACAATGTGGTCATGCTTTAAGGACAGATCCGTAGCGGTCATGTATGGACTGCTGGCACTGGCGTTACTCCTGATTATTGTCCTCTTTTCATGCGTCCATTATCAGG ATTTCGTACAAGAAAAGAAAGACCTAGCCAGCAAGGATGATGTTGTTGGCGTGAACATCACTG TTAATGCACTGGTAGAAAAAATGAAAGAAGTAGAGACAGCGGCAAAAA AGATTGGTACTTGCGATAATGGTTGGGCGATATTTGGCAGGAACTGCTACTACTTCTCAGTCGCCAAGTATAACTGGTATAAAGCCAGGACCACGTGTATACAAAAGAGCGCCGACTTAGTTGTCATCAACAACGAAGATGAACAG AAATTTATCAGTGGAAAAACGGGGAACACGCCATACTGGATTGGGCTCACTGACAAAGAGGAGGAAGGAAATTGGACATGGGTTGATGGAACAGACTACACATCATCATATAA GTCCTGGATGAAAAATGAGCCCAATAATCTATCTGTTGAAGACTGCGGCCAGGTTTGGAAGGAAGGAAATTGGAATGACAAGGCCTGCAATGAAAACTCTCTTTCCATATGTGAGAAGACACTCTAA